DNA sequence from the Pseudoxanthomonas sp. genome:
AGCCGCCGCCTCCGTCACGCGGGCGCCGTGCCTGCCATCGTCTACGGTGGCGAACTGAAGCCGGTCAGCATCCAGCTGAACCACAACGAAGTCTGGCTGGCCTCCCAGCACGACTGGTTCTACTCGTCGATCCTGGACCTGAGCCTCAACGGCGACATCCAGAAGGTCCTGCTGCGTGACATGCAGCGCCATCCGTTCAAGCAGCAGATCATGCACCTGGACTTCCAGCGCGTGAATGAGAACGAGACGCTGCGCACCGCGGTGCCCCTGCACTTCCTCAACGAAGACAAGTCGCCGGCCGGCAAGTCCGCCGAGGTCGTGGTCACCCACGAGCTGAACGAAGTCGTCGTCGAGTGCCTGCCGAAGGACCTGCCGGAGTTCATCGAGATCGACCTGGCCGACCTGGCCATCGGCGCGGTGATCCACCTGTCCGACGTCAAGCTGCCGGCCGGCGTGGTCATCCCCGAGCTGAAGCTGGGCAAGGAACACGACGTCGCCGTCGTGATCGCCAAGCACGGCAAGGAAGAGGTCGAGGAAGCCCCGGCGGAGTCGGCCGACGTGCCGGCCGCCAAGGTCGCCAAGAAGGACGACAAGTAATCGCGTGAGCCTTCGC
Encoded proteins:
- a CDS encoding 50S ribosomal protein L25/general stress protein Ctc, whose translation is MAKTHQIKVERREDEGKGASRRLRHAGAVPAIVYGGELKPVSIQLNHNEVWLASQHDWFYSSILDLSLNGDIQKVLLRDMQRHPFKQQIMHLDFQRVNENETLRTAVPLHFLNEDKSPAGKSAEVVVTHELNEVVVECLPKDLPEFIEIDLADLAIGAVIHLSDVKLPAGVVIPELKLGKEHDVAVVIAKHGKEEVEEAPAESADVPAAKVAKKDDK